One part of the Cyclobacteriaceae bacterium genome encodes these proteins:
- a CDS encoding FixH family protein, with product MNWGKGIVVAFVLFATFIGVMITIMMRQDIGLVTKNYYAEDLAFQEQYERKQNTEQLDLKPEITIVQNQILKVYFPSVSYVEKGEIKLVRPSSDKLDQQMQLSASADSVQVFPIKPLEPGAYRVKMKWTMEGKDYYLEKVIFI from the coding sequence ATGAATTGGGGAAAAGGTATTGTGGTTGCATTTGTTTTGTTTGCCACATTCATCGGTGTTATGATCACCATAATGATGCGGCAGGATATTGGCCTGGTTACGAAAAATTATTACGCAGAAGACCTGGCCTTTCAGGAACAATATGAGCGGAAACAAAATACGGAACAGCTTGATTTAAAGCCGGAAATCACAATTGTACAAAATCAAATATTAAAAGTGTATTTCCCTTCGGTGAGTTACGTGGAGAAGGGTGAGATAAAATTAGTACGTCCTTCTTCTGATAAACTTGATCAGCAGATGCAATTGAGTGCCTCGGCCGACTCGGTTCAGGTATTTCCGATAAAGCCACTTGAGCCCGGAGCGTATCGGGTGAAAATGAAATGGACAATGGAAGGAAAGGATTATTACCTGGAGAAGGTTATTTTTATTTAG